Within the Populus trichocarpa isolate Nisqually-1 chromosome 14, P.trichocarpa_v4.1, whole genome shotgun sequence genome, the region CTATTATTAGCTCGACCGTTGTATTGAATGTTCAggatttttctgtttaattaattCCAACTTGTATCTCTGCAGGGGgaaagaaaacagaagaaaagggCATCACCAGCATTTCTTCCCGTTGAAAGCAGTCCAGATGCTCGAAATCAGTGCCCCCCTCACGTCTGCCaagtgaatgatttttttaaatatttttaaagttaaaggtAGGGCAGAGAGGCTCCATGGACGAGTGTGGTTGCCTTTTAAGGAAAGGAAGGGACGGTATCAGCCTATCAGGAGTCTATTCCCTGAAAGTCACTACAAAACCTCCTTGTCAAACGAACAAATTAGTATATAAAATACAACGAGATCTCCATCACGTCTCGAAACTTTAAGAATGATAAAATATGTTTGTCGAGTGTCGCTGGCTGGGACCTATGCAGACTCGATGAGGTAATGTCTCGATGATCTTTATAATTACAGTGTTGATAAGGAGAAGCACTTATTTTACTCTTAACCCCAAGTGGCCAAGTGGCCTCCTTATTGTAATAAAATGAAGATTAAAGTGCTCAATCAAGAGTAATCCAATCTCAACTCTCATGAAGgttgacaaaaaacaaaagactgCGTGTTTTGGTGCTGGGAAATAAATCTAGCTTGGTTCCAATAATTGGCTTCATGTTTTTGCTCTTATCAAATTCTCGTTGAATTTTCTACGGTTGCCAATGTATAGAAAAAAGAGTAGAAGAAATATTGAAGTGACACACGAGATGACACAGTCCACCCCCACTTTCTTCCGTGGCTGCAATATCACATGAATCAGTTGTTTGAAAGTGAGTtctaactaattttttaattaaaatttaatatttttaaatcattttaattttcacgttccatatcaaaaataaattttaaaaattatatatttttttaaaatattttaaaatgtataccagtaaaaaaataataaaaattggagAGTGAGAAATGGGCAATAATTATTGGCCAGTAGCAACGCTTTATAAAAAGTCATCCATCCATCCAATCCTACGACAACCTGTGAGCGAGCGGTGTCCCTTTTTCGCACTTACAGCTAGGGATTCACGTAAACAACAGTAGATTTGATCTAGGCCGTTTCTTTGCGTGGTTGCTTTTGTGTTTGAAGTAACCACAGCAAACATAATGTTTGGTTccattaaaaatacaatttaattctAGTGGAtcctataaaatttaatgttttggaCGGGAATTTTGCAAAGCAGTTTATAGCTGCTTTGCAAAATTCTGTGTTTACGTGcggtgcaagtgaattgcactgttcacgtgaaccttttttttttttcagtgtgtttagtttttgtattttttaaaaaaaaaaactagtttagaatgaattaaatttactcgcattgtcatgtaaataatattttttttcctgaaaaactagtgtagagtgaattaaattcactcgcactgtaatatcaaatcaattttattcatgataatattttatctaattttattacacgctcaaaaaataatagaaactgtaatttttgtcgaatgaattttgtacgtaatgaaattgtagatggtttaatggcataataaaaaatattttatataaagtattatttatttcatgaagtaataacaatagttaaatctacaacatttaaattaaaaaccatcaattttaatatatatattttaaaattattttataactttaattttaaaagcattcttaaccaaacacattaaactactttttattcaacctcaatttcaaccacagttttaaccaaacacctattttttcaaaccaaccttaattaaaaatactttttataaaacaacttttttcaaactacaaccacaacaactaccGCAATACTAAACACACTGAATCAGATATCATGCCACCTCACCTAGTTCTTGAGTTCCCAAGCGTAAGCTCTAGATCATCTGATCCACGTTCTTCATGGATCCTCTCTCCTTCTCATGGCTTCACTAGCCCGGTTGCATAACATCGAAACCCAAACTCATCTGCAACCACTTCAGCCATGGGAATATGATCTTGAAACTGTTCATAATTTGTTGGATGAATTTATCCAAAGAGCTTCCAAATgccctcctcctccttcttcttctcctacTTCTGTTCCACTTCAGCCATGGGAATATGATTCAAAGATTGTTTACGTAGTTCcgtagggttttgggtcaggaCAATGGAGTATCCATACCTACCTTACCTTAATTCAAGTTTTTGACTTTGAATATCATATGAACtccaaccaacaaaaaaaaatcatatttaaattaatttaaattaatattcatcaaattttaGTGAAATTACCATCCTTGATTCCATCATTTTTAATTCCAgcttactttttattattattaatgtagatGTCCGGATCAGTTTGTGCGCatttcaactaatcccacggatcctgaaattaacgatcatgaaAGCCTCTAATAACTCTAAAGTTTATAAAACTCGAAATGGTGAcctttagaaaataaatctagaaaTCTAAAACATGATTAATGAGGTATATTTCTCaggatttaattttatcttatttaatttttaattgaattgcaTTATATATTCATGTAATAAAACTTGGTTGATacagttatatttttaataacatgtaaattatctaaaaaaaaatttataaaaagtatttttgcagaaaaatcaaacaaCGCCGTATAAAACGATCGATAGACACCCTCTCCTCTCTCGTCAGTCAATGACTCCCcttcttttcaaaaacaaaaaatacaatatttcacccaaaaaaaaaaaaaaagactcccCTTCTTCTTGCTGGTAATACAATCGCCACATCAAATTCACAATAAGTGTAAAACGAGGGAGACATGATTCAAATGCTCATCGGCAGATGCAGATCTTCATCCTTTTCCCATGAGATTGGAGATGTAGTAGCATGCGCCGGCTTATTCACCAGTCAAAGTAAAACCTGACGCCGAACCCACGCATAGCCAGCCATGACAAATTGAGAACCCAGCATCGACAAGAAACATGACGTTTTCTTTTTGTCCATCTGCCTGTAAGTGGGGTCATTGTCACCGTAAAATAGACTGCTCTCCAGTCATTATAGACTTGATAACCATAGGTTAGCCTctcagaaagaaaaatgaaaacccATTAGAAGTCTCCAACTCCTCGTCCACCACAAACTCCCTCTCTCCTTGTCCAAAACAAGGTTACGAacccctttttcttcttcttcttcttcttcctcttttctgGAGATGGAGAATGAGCCTTTTCTCGGTAACCGAAAAAGTTACAAACCCCAACCCGTTATCACTCTCACTCAGTCTCTTTCAACCCCAATACTATTCCCTGAAATCCAAGATGCCCCACAAACACCATCCacttctccttctcctccacTCGGACCTCCGAATACCCGTTTCAAGAAACCCGGCACTCTTCACAGGTGCAAAACAGCTCCTGCTATGGTTGTCATGCGAGAGTTTCAACCAACAAAGCCCCAAATCCCTAAACCACAACCTGATTCTACCTCTATAATCAGGCAAGCCACTTTCTTGCTATCCATGTATCTGCTTCTTGGAGTTATTATCTACTCTTTCAACACTGATCATTTTTCGGGTATTGAGACTCACCCGGTTGTTGACGCTTTGTATTTCTGTATAGTCACTATGTGTACCATTGGTTATGGTGATATAACTCCTTTAACACCAGTGACAAAGGTCTTTGCTTGTGTGTTTGTGCTAGTTGGGTTTGGATTTATAGACATCTTGCTCAGTGGGCTAGTTAATTACGTTCTTGATTTGCAAGAAAGCATGATCTTGACTGGCATTGAAATGGGTAAAAATCGAAATCACGAAGGATTTTCAGCTACTGATTATATCTTTGATGTTAAAAAGGGAAGGATGAGGATAAGATTGAAGGTTGGATTGGCACTTGGTGTGGTGGTTCTGTGTATTGGAATTGGGACCTTGGTTTTGTACTTTTTGGAGGATCTTGATTGGATTGATTCAGTTTATTTGGCGGTTATGTCAGTTACGACTGTTGGGTATGGTGATAGGGCGTTTAAGACCTTGCCAGGGAGGTTGTTTGCAGCAATTTGGCTTTTGGTTTCGACATTAGCGGTAGCAAGGGCATTTCTTTATTTGGCAGAGGCTAGGATTGATAAGAGGCACAGGAGGATTACCAATTGGGTGTTGCATAGAGATATCACTGTGGAGGATTTGCTTGCTGCGGATATGAACAATAACGGTTTCATTAGGTGCGGCTCTATATTGATCTCTCGCTTGTTCTTATCTGTCTAATTGCTTTTATTTCTGGATATGTATAGCTCTTCTTgttgggaattttttttaattaatgatatgataatttAGGTAAAAACAAATCCTCAAAACATTAACTAGGCTATGTATTGAATTCGGGTCTCTTCTAGTTGAggaaaaaattgttgaaatatgTATTGTGGAGAATATAGAAATAGCTGATTAGTACCATGTGTATGAACACGTAGATGGAGATAGCTTCTTACCTAAGAGAATAAATAATCCGCTTCTTACCAGAAGTTTAGTAGCCTATGCTTTGAATTGGGGGCATTGTGTGATAAGATGGAATCTTGATGAAATGCTGCTCTAGGAGATGGATATCGAAAGTTAATTAAACTCTTCCTTCTATTTCTGTGCTAACTATCCTCGATAATTACTCTCAGATTGTTGGGTGGGTTGAGCATTGTGTTGATGCGAATTTTAGATAAGCAAATTCTAGTGAAACTGCTGATGTATTATGTTCCCAAACATTGAAACACAGatcaaaagtaattaaaatcttaaattcctCTTGTTTATGAGCCAAGTTAACCTGGTTCTTGCCTTCTAATTGTTAGTGACAGGCTCATGAATTGAGGACAGTATGTGATGGGCTGTTGTCTTGTGAAGTAATTGCTCTATTGGATTTGGAGACCTTTAGCATAGTTAGGATGG harbors:
- the LOC7495183 gene encoding two-pore potassium channel 5 → MENEPFLGNRKSYKPQPVITLTQSLSTPILFPEIQDAPQTPSTSPSPPLGPPNTRFKKPGTLHRCKTAPAMVVMREFQPTKPQIPKPQPDSTSIIRQATFLLSMYLLLGVIIYSFNTDHFSGIETHPVVDALYFCIVTMCTIGYGDITPLTPVTKVFACVFVLVGFGFIDILLSGLVNYVLDLQESMILTGIEMGKNRNHEGFSATDYIFDVKKGRMRIRLKVGLALGVVVLCIGIGTLVLYFLEDLDWIDSVYLAVMSVTTVGYGDRAFKTLPGRLFAAIWLLVSTLAVARAFLYLAEARIDKRHRRITNWVLHRDITVEDLLAADMNNNGFISKSEYVIYKLKEMGKIGEKDILQICNQFSKLDPNNLGKITLPDLLENRL